The region ATGCCGTCGCTGCCCGCcccgccgccctcctcctcctccaggtcgTCCTCGCTGCTGTCGCCCTTGTTGGACGACGAGGCGTTGGGGTGGGGGCCCGGCGGCAGGGAGGCCGCCCGCTTGGGCGGGTGGCACAGGTCGGGCTCCTCTTGGTCGTGGTCTTCCATCAGGAACTGGGTGGTGTTGTAAGGCGCCACGGGCTGGCCCTTGGCGAACATCTCTGCCCGCACCCTGGCCGCCCGCAGGGACTCGCGCTCTTCCAGCACCTTCTTCTCCTCCCAGGTCAGCTTGTTGTAGGGCTTCCACCGCCTCTTCTTCTTGGAAGGCCTCCGCCGGTGCTTCTTCTTGCCCGACTCCCTCCACTCATCGTCTGCCGGCGGTCTACCCTTGCCCGGCTGCTGCCCGGGTCTCTGGGGTTCGCCCGTCGTGCCGGGATCCGGTCCCACCCCAgcggtctcccctctctcttcttcctcctcctcctcctccgggaGGACGCCCCCTGCCGGGCGCCAGCCAGTGTCATCTTCACTGAGCCGCGGGGAGCCGCCCCCAACGCCTCGCTCGGCCAAACTTTGGGACGGCTGCATGCCTACGTCAGCCATGATGGCCCCTTCCCTCTCTTTGGGGGGGGGTGTACCAGATGGGCGTACGTCCTCTTGACCAGGTGGCGATTGTGTGTCAACGTCCACTCTTGCTCGGCCGTCTCATTAACCTTTCAGTGTCCATGGGTCttccttttggggggggggtggacccCTAAAACCCAAGCCTGAGGTGCATCaggcccccaacacacacacagtcctatTCTAATGGAGGATCTTCTGCTCtcctcccacttcagaggctgcTCTGGAATGCCAGTGACTGCCTCCAGCAGAACATACACAGGGAGACTCTGTCCCCCTATCTGCCCTCCCTTCTTCGATCCGACCTCCACGACAGCCGCCTTCCAACTGCTGCTCCTGAGCCCGACGCTCCGCCTTTTATAGCTACGCCGGGGGGCGTGCTCGCGCGCCGCAAGGGGaagggcttctgggagttgtagttccccctTCCAGCATCTTCCCACCAAACCCCAGCCCAATGAACTACACCGACGAGGCCCGCCCCCTCCGGAGTTGTGATTGGTCGAGGCGTCGGGCGGGCTGTTGCTAAGCCGGAGGCTGCTGGGGATTGGTGGACACGACAGTCAGTCTGGAGCGCGGGGCGGGGGAGCCAATCAGCGGATGGCGAGCCGCGTCTGTGAGGGCAATACCACTTGGAGTTTccgaaggggtgtgtgtgtagcatATTGTGTTATTCTGCCACCTAATGTAATGATACTGCAACGTAGGAGGCAGACGGTTAAcggttgtttttttaatgtaagtgACAACATATGAGGAGCTCGTATATAAAACACGCTCGTATATAACCCCCCACCCCGCTACAAATGGGTCAGCCCGTCCAATAAAAGAGTCCCTTCATTTAACGCGGGTTACGCCACAACTATCGCCAACCCCATGTCGCGACATAACCACCATCTGAAGACGTGAGGAGACCAAAGACGAGCAGTCGGCATGAGCCCGGTGCAAGCAGCAAGTCCCAGCGCGGAGGGATACCAAGCTACGGAAGCACTCACCTTGCAATTCTAGGAATCACAGCGCGCAGGCGCGTAAACAGACCCCGCGCGCTGATCAAGTTCCGGCTTAAAGGGGCAATGTCTGAACTGGGGGCCCCACCCGGATGTAGGGAGAGTCCTTGGCAGGGGCCACATGGGCCCCTCCCTGCCAAAGAGCTTGTTGCCCCCTATgacactgcggggggggggtatcAGATGGGGATAAGGAGGCAGATATCCATACAGGGAATCTGCCCCCactttccgggggggggggggtctgctggtctttgaagtgggagatGAGAAAGGGAGCtgacaccctgtggtcagtgGGGTTATTATGGCAGGTCAcatcactgcctttgaagtggtgaattcgccacccctcccctccccccatcggCCTCTCGGTCCCCCATGTCACACTACCTTTCCCCTCCGTGCCTCAGACACTGAGGATATTTAGATTGCCAGCTCCACGGGGCAGAGCGGAAATGGCGCGTGGATTAGGGGTGCGCCTGCTGGCCTGTATTTGGACGCTCTGTCCAGTaacaaattagaggtaatacttgacacgtgtgtgtgtatatatactggtattacctctctggcttggggggctgtgctgaagctgggactaattgagccacctgtgctgaagctggggactGGTtgagcttcctgtgctgaagctgaggactaattgagccacctgtgctgaagctggggactggttgagccacctgtgctgaagctgaggactgattgagccacccgtgctggagctggggactgattgagccacctgtgctgaagctggggactaattgagccacccgtgctggagctggggactggttgagccacccgtgctggagctggggactggttgagccacccgtgctggagctggggactggttgagccacccgtgctgaagctggggactggttgagccacccgtgctgaagctggggactggttgagccacccgtgctggagctggggactggttgagccacccgtgctgaagctggggactggttgagccacccgtgctggagctggggactgattgagccacccgtgctgaagctggggactggttgagccacccgtgctgaagctggggactggttgagccacccgtgctgaagctggggactggttgagccacccgtgctgaagctggggactggttgagccacccgtgctgaagctggggactggttgagccacccgtgctgaagctggggactggttgagctacctgtgctgaagctgaggactgattgagccacctgtgctgaaatcaTTCTAACTAAGTCAGGAGGGTCCATCAAGCTAAAATATCCTCATTTATTGTGAACcaaaataggtgtgtgtgtgtgtgtgtgtgtgtgtgtgtgtgtgtgtgtgtgtgtgtgtgtgtgtgttatacccaCTCTCAGATGCACATTGTAAAACCAGACTCGCACTGAGGAGACCCAAAAGGGCGtaagagctgtctgtgagtaggttgcaggctctgcacttctgtaacccggCCTGTGCTGAGAAagttgtgtaatacggcaggcagcgGCTTATAAGGGGTCCCACGTCACAATGGGTTAGGCCGAGCTTCATACACGCCccttgcttgcgagagtgcgagctcGCGCTGCTGCAGCACAGGCGAGCTGTGCTCAGTGTTGTAGGCGATGGGGGTGTGTGgctatgacatcacggagctggttcgacgCGATTGGCCGCGCCGCTCGTGTGACGCAGCCCCGCCGCCGCTTGAAAAGACAGATCTGCCATCGCACACAGCGCGAGCTCGGCCTAAGCGGCAAGGAGTGGCCTGCCGTGagtgctcattggcatgtcattacccagaatccctggctgcagtagaaccGCTCTATGCTAATGGATGATGGGGAAGGGCTGCAGACCCGCCGGGGAAGGTGGAAGTTAATCACAAGCAGTGGGACTTTGCCCCGCCCTCAGAGACCCGTTCTCACCCAATGTAATCAGGTCGCCCCTCCCCAGAATATCCCACCCCAGGAAAGTCCCTAACGTTACCTTCCCTTCCCTATACTGTGAACCCCCCTGTCCTATACTGTGACCCCCCCTATCCTAGACTGAAGTGGTGTATGTTTTCCAGCATGTAAGAGGTTAAATGCCTCAGTAGGAATTTAGCTGCACCTGCAGCTAATTAAGCAGGCTGAACTCCTGCCTAAAAAAAGGGGTTTGAAAGGCAGTCGGGCAGCTGCCACAGAGAAAGGGAGACTTTCCCCAACCAGGAAGGACACTGGTGTCTCTGGTTCCCCAGGCCTGCAGGAAGCAGGGTCTGCTGGGCCCACAAGGGTGAGCAAGCTTGCTGAACGCAGCCCTGGTAAACAAGGAACCGCCGGCGTTCCAACCCTGCTGAGGGAGCCAGGTGGCGACGTTCCAGAGGAATTACCTGGAGACCCTGGGAGGGATTCCCCTGCACCTCAAAGCTAAGCACGCTCTCTTGTGCATGTGACTGTTGTACAGTAGTGTTAAACTGGACGTGGTCTAGCTACCTAGTTGGACAGATAGGGACGTGCTTGTCAGTCTCCCAAAGGGGAGTAGGTCTTTGTTTTATGCTTTGGTTTGCCGTAAAgggacccttcccccccctccctcccttctctcacacaccccctctgccTCTTTTCT is a window of Ascaphus truei isolate aAscTru1 chromosome 23, aAscTru1.hap1, whole genome shotgun sequence DNA encoding:
- the LOC142473192 gene encoding protein HEXIM1-like produces the protein MADVGMQPSQSLAERGVGGGSPRLSEDDTGWRPAGGVLPEEEEEEEERGETAGVGPDPGTTGEPQRPGQQPGKGRPPADDEWRESGKKKHRRRPSKKKRRWKPYNKLTWEEKKVLEERESLRAARVRAEMFAKGQPVAPYNTTQFLMEDHDQEEPDLCHPPKRAASLPPGPHPNASSSNKGDSSEDDLEEEEGGGAGSDGMGGHGAGEFLQRDFSETYERYHAESLQDMSKQELIREYMELEKCLSRMEDDNNRLRLAAATTKAGPPPDDPRIGELETELERLRAENRRLLRERETSMDTPSDH